In Methanoregula formicica SMSP, the DNA window TTCGACAAGGTGTATTGTTCCAGCAGCTGCCGGAAACGGCCCGTCAGCCCTTCGGGATCACTTGTCGCGAACTCAGCGACCAGCCCTACGCAGTTCTTGGTCCGGTACGGTACCGGGTAAAGCTGGACGATGGTATGTGACAGGTAGATCGACCGGTCATCCTCAACAGCACGGGCAATATTGTGGACAAGGGTCCACGTTGCGCCTTCTTCAGGAGTGTCCGTGTCATCGACACCAATCAATACCCGCTGCATCCTCGGGAGCCATACCGTTGCCCCGGCGATCTTCCCCCCGCCGGCTGGATCGCTCCGGCTCCGGAGGACGCCGGCTGCATCGGAGCGGCATGCCGCAGCACCGACTCCCCCGCCGCCCATTCCGATATAGGTGATGGCGATCTCGTCTCCTTCGATCCTGCAGGAAGAGATTCCTGCCGGGAACCGCGATCCCTCCAGCGCAAGGTCAACGGTTCCGGTCTTCAGGAGGTATCGCATCGTGGATCCCACGCACCGGACATCCCGCACGAGCGGGCTCTGTGCGTAATGGAGCTTCGACCACATTGCACCGCCAATACAGTCAAAAAAC includes these proteins:
- the mmp11 gene encoding methanogenesis marker protein 11, which produces MANISDPYVIHYPRIVAVADATGAAVELIEFFDCIGGAMWSKLHYAQSPLVRDVRCVGSTMRYLLKTGTVDLALEGSRFPAGISSCRIEGDEIAITYIGMGGGGVGAAACRSDAAGVLRSRSDPAGGGKIAGATVWLPRMQRVLIGVDDTDTPEEGATWTLVHNIARAVEDDRSIYLSHTIVQLYPVPYRTKNCVGLVAEFATSDPEGLTGRFRQLLEQYTLSKKTGMAVYSGFAPSEELMAYGRRVKRGEIDAGELDTLGDPDLNILMKGRGIVGAVAAIPFFTRYDEALELCSGKT